Proteins found in one bacterium genomic segment:
- a CDS encoding PEP-CTERM sorting domain-containing protein (PEP-CTERM proteins occur, often in large numbers, in the proteomes of bacteria that also encode an exosortase, a predicted intramembrane cysteine proteinase. The presence of a PEP-CTERM domain at a protein's C-terminus predicts cleavage within the sorting domain, followed by covalent anchoring to some some component of the (usually Gram-negative) cell surface. Many PEP-CTERM proteins exhibit an unusual sequence composition that includes large numbers of potential glycosylation sites. Expression of one such protein has been shown restore the ability of a bacterium to form floc, a type of biofilm.), which yields MKTLRIILAVVMIMTLCYVAQAYTLTFDDVPRGVEPEVYYSDTYGIGIEFPNVLISYHVGSDWGPPHSENNVLVASNSFQGSKITFMFKRPDSGHTSYQPYSVYSVGAYFCTQQDVVLQMVGYDGDLEHPVASAYIGATGESWKNRYVEISSSGDIGMFVLYSISTDAFHKFCMDDLNVDPVPEPSGFFALLGSLACMGGIAWRRRRA from the coding sequence ATGAAAACTTTACGCATTATTCTGGCTGTAGTAATGATTATGACCTTATGTTATGTGGCACAGGCTTACACATTGACATTTGATGATGTGCCGAGGGGTGTAGAACCTGAAGTCTATTATTCAGATACTTATGGCATAGGTATAGAATTTCCCAACGTTCTGATCTCATATCACGTGGGGTCAGATTGGGGACCACCACATTCAGAAAATAATGTCCTTGTTGCATCGAATAGTTTCCAAGGCAGCAAAATCACCTTCATGTTTAAGCGGCCTGATAGTGGTCATACGAGCTATCAACCTTATTCTGTCTACTCGGTGGGTGCGTATTTTTGTACTCAGCAGGATGTAGTCTTACAGATGGTCGGTTACGACGGTGATTTGGAACACCCTGTTGCAAGCGCATATATAGGTGCAACCGGAGAGTCCTGGAAGAATAGGTATGTCGAGATTTCTTCTTCAGGTGATATCGGTATGTTTGTGCTTTATTCCATCAGCACAGATGCATTCCATAAATTTTGTATGGATGACCTGAATGTCGATCCTGTTCCCGAACCCTCCGGCTTCTTTGCTTTACTAGGAAGTTTGGCATGTATGGGCGGGATTGCCTGGAGGCGGCGGCGTGCATAA
- the groES gene encoding co-chaperone GroES, which yields MLKPLGDRIIAKALDAEKVTAGGIVLPDSAKEKPQEAEVVAVGPGTQLESGKVAPMDVKVGDKIIYGKYAGTEVKVGGEEYVILRQEDVLAIMEGKK from the coding sequence ATGCTTAAGCCTTTAGGTGACAGGATTATTGCGAAGGCTCTCGATGCTGAGAAAGTGACGGCGGGCGGAATCGTGCTGCCGGACAGCGCCAAGGAGAAGCCTCAGGAAGCTGAAGTCGTGGCGGTCGGACCGGGAACCCAGCTCGAATCGGGTAAGGTTGCGCCGATGGACGTCAAGGTTGGCGACAAGATCATTTATGGTAAATACGCCGGGACGGAAGTCAAGGTCGGCGGTGAGGAGTATGTCATTCTCCGCCAGGAAGATGTGCTGGCTATTATGGAAGGCAAGAAATAA
- the groL gene encoding chaperonin GroEL (60 kDa chaperone family; promotes refolding of misfolded polypeptides especially under stressful conditions; forms two stacked rings of heptamers to form a barrel-shaped 14mer; ends can be capped by GroES; misfolded proteins enter the barrel where they are refolded when GroES binds) codes for MAAKELKFSEEARRDMERGINALADAVGGTLGPRGRYAMIEKKFGSPSVINDGVTIAKEIEVENRFENVGAQLVREVASKTNDVAGDGTTTATVLAQSIAHEGFMNVAAGANPMALKRGIEKAVAVAVDEIKKISIPVEEKAAITQVASISANDSTIGEIVADAMEKVGKDGVITVEESKSTDTVLEWVEGMQFDKGYISPYMVTDAERMEAVYEEPMILLYEKKISAIADIVPILEKVIQMGKPLVIIAEDLEGEALATLVVNKLRGTLNVAAVKAPGFGDRRKAMMGDIAILTGGTFITEDLGIKLENVDLSMLGQAAKVHITKEKTTIVEGKGSHDAVKGRIAQIKAEIEKTDSNYDREKLQERLAKLSGGVAVVRVGAATETELKEKKARIEDALSATRAAVEEGIVPGGGTTLINLIPALEKIKVEGDEAVGVKIIRKALEEPTRRIAANAGAEGSVIVQKVMASKPGVGYNAVTGEYEDMIKAGIVDPAKVTRTALENASSIASLLLTTEAVITEKPEPKSAAPAMPGGGGGMPGMGGMPGMGMM; via the coding sequence ATGGCAGCAAAAGAACTGAAATTCAGCGAGGAAGCCAGACGAGATATGGAGCGCGGTATAAATGCGCTTGCAGACGCCGTGGGCGGTACACTCGGTCCGAGGGGCCGATATGCCATGATCGAAAAGAAGTTCGGCAGCCCCAGCGTTATAAATGATGGTGTGACCATCGCAAAAGAGATTGAAGTAGAAAACAGGTTTGAGAACGTGGGCGCGCAGCTTGTGCGAGAAGTCGCATCCAAGACGAACGATGTGGCGGGCGACGGAACGACCACTGCGACTGTCCTCGCACAGTCTATAGCCCATGAGGGCTTCATGAACGTTGCAGCGGGTGCAAACCCGATGGCGCTCAAGCGTGGTATAGAGAAGGCCGTGGCGGTGGCGGTTGATGAGATCAAGAAGATAAGCATTCCGGTCGAGGAGAAGGCTGCGATCACCCAGGTCGCGAGTATTTCGGCTAATGATTCGACCATAGGCGAGATAGTTGCCGATGCTATGGAAAAGGTCGGCAAGGACGGCGTAATTACGGTCGAGGAGTCCAAGAGCACAGATACCGTGCTGGAATGGGTTGAGGGGATGCAGTTCGACAAGGGCTACATTTCTCCGTATATGGTCACCGATGCCGAGCGCATGGAGGCCGTCTACGAGGAGCCGATGATCCTGCTCTATGAGAAGAAGATATCAGCCATTGCCGATATCGTCCCGATCCTTGAGAAGGTGATCCAGATGGGCAAGCCTCTCGTTATTATTGCCGAGGATCTCGAGGGCGAAGCGCTGGCGACACTGGTCGTAAACAAGCTCAGAGGCACGCTGAATGTCGCGGCAGTGAAGGCTCCGGGGTTCGGCGACAGGCGCAAGGCCATGATGGGCGATATCGCAATCCTTACCGGCGGCACATTCATCACTGAAGACCTCGGGATCAAACTTGAAAACGTCGACCTTTCTATGCTGGGTCAGGCGGCCAAGGTCCATATCACAAAAGAGAAGACCACTATCGTCGAGGGCAAGGGCAGCCACGATGCAGTCAAGGGTCGAATTGCTCAGATCAAGGCAGAGATCGAAAAGACCGATTCCAACTATGATCGCGAAAAGCTCCAGGAGAGGCTTGCCAAGCTCTCCGGCGGCGTTGCAGTGGTCAGAGTCGGTGCTGCGACCGAGACCGAGCTTAAGGAAAAGAAAGCCCGCATTGAGGATGCTCTTTCAGCGACTCGTGCAGCGGTCGAAGAGGGGATAGTCCCCGGCGGCGGCACAACACTCATTAACCTTATCCCTGCGCTCGAGAAGATTAAGGTCGAGGGTGACGAGGCTGTGGGTGTGAAGATTATCCGCAAGGCGCTTGAAGAGCCTACAAGACGGATTGCAGCCAATGCAGGTGCTGAGGGCTCGGTGATTGTGCAGAAGGTGATGGCGTCCAAGCCGGGTGTCGGCTATAACGCAGTCACAGGCGAGTATGAGGACATGATAAAGGCGGGAATTGTCGATCCTGCCAAAGTCACTCGTACTGCTCTCGAAAATGCTTCCAGTATAGCTTCTCTGCTTCTTACAACAGAGGCAGTTATTACAGAGAAGCCCGAACCCAAGAGTGCTGCTCCCGCGATGCCGGGAGGCGGCGGTGGAATGCCGGGAATGGGCGGCATGCCCGGAATGGGAATGATGTAG
- a CDS encoding GNAT family N-acetyltransferase has protein sequence MEINAEIKQVIEYIDAHLTEEISISTLSEIVGFSKWHLCHVFRDCIGMPVMEYIRLQRLRHAVNELAHERRLYDIALDYGFETQAGFYKAFQRHFGCSPTRYRIHKQREINRQIDPVLVDVANGGLNMQDRTTIRIVQTEDAQDLWENVYSRNTLNEVEDRVAGNLWAYSEDKALPLVAEVDGHVIATMYIAFDEHPLRSHICTLHDVVVNPGFQRMGIARSLFEECKALAAKNGKNTICISVRGGTTAETVYRKLGFTEYGRLPNGITESWGEHSTFDEVFFYMPLN, from the coding sequence TTGGAAATTAATGCGGAAATCAAACAAGTAATCGAATATATCGATGCGCACCTAACAGAAGAAATCTCGATATCAACATTATCAGAAATAGTGGGTTTTTCTAAATGGCATCTGTGTCATGTGTTTCGAGACTGCATCGGCATGCCGGTAATGGAATATATCCGGCTGCAGCGTTTGCGTCATGCGGTCAATGAGTTAGCGCATGAACGAAGACTCTATGACATAGCCCTCGATTATGGTTTCGAGACGCAGGCAGGGTTTTATAAGGCATTTCAACGCCATTTCGGGTGTTCGCCGACACGATATCGCATCCACAAACAACGAGAAATCAACCGCCAAATTGACCCAGTATTAGTTGACGTAGCAAATGGAGGCTTAAACATGCAAGATCGAACAACCATCCGTATTGTTCAAACGGAAGACGCCCAGGACCTATGGGAAAATGTGTATTCTCGAAATACACTAAATGAGGTCGAAGACCGTGTTGCCGGCAATCTGTGGGCTTATTCCGAAGACAAGGCGCTTCCGCTGGTGGCAGAAGTAGACGGACATGTCATCGCCACAATGTATATAGCATTCGATGAGCATCCCTTAAGGTCTCATATCTGCACACTTCATGATGTAGTCGTAAACCCCGGTTTCCAACGCATGGGTATCGCGCGGAGTTTATTCGAGGAATGTAAAGCACTGGCAGCGAAGAATGGCAAAAACACCATATGCATATCCGTTCGCGGCGGCACGACTGCGGAAACAGTCTATCGAAAACTTGGGTTTACTGAGTATGGACGTCTCCCAAATGGTATTACCGAGTCATGGGGCGAACATAGCACTTTTGATGAGGTATTCTTCTATATGCCGCTAAACTAA
- a CDS encoding autorepressor SdpR family transcription factor, which produces MSNVYKALSDPTRRKILQMLREHDMTAGEIAEHFDITKPTLSRHFAILKEADLIYGDKVRTTITYHLNVSVLEDALVSLLDTFDLLRRDSKNKVEIKSDGGAKQWKTKQHPA; this is translated from the coding sequence ATGAGCAATGTATACAAAGCGCTTTCGGATCCTACCAGGAGGAAGATTTTGCAGATGCTGCGCGAGCATGATATGACCGCCGGTGAGATAGCCGAGCATTTCGATATCACAAAACCCACGCTCTCAAGGCATTTTGCCATTCTCAAGGAGGCCGACCTGATCTATGGCGACAAAGTCCGCACGACGATTACTTATCATCTAAATGTATCCGTGCTGGAGGATGCATTGGTCAGCCTGCTGGATACATTCGACCTGCTTAGGCGCGATAGTAAGAACAAAGTCGAAATCAAATCTGATGGAGGGGCAAAACAATGGAAGACGAAACAACATCCGGCATGA
- a CDS encoding SdpI family protein — translation MEDETTSGMKQVLTAGAYILFIMLVLTVVGWINIPDGQRIVTHWNIKGQPDAYSSKAVGLLGLPVVTLVLTGIFVLLARIERLSFVKTIIWIAAMMPLVVLQGLTVWVTLGRKADVSAILWGTFGLLLIVIGNYFPKLRQNRISGIRTPWTLSSELSWNKTHRIGGKLTVLYGLLILLCAFFLDSVALLYVIIAAGLPWVLFLFIYSYVIWKGDPGRSPSSI, via the coding sequence ATGGAAGACGAAACAACATCCGGCATGAAGCAGGTGCTTACGGCAGGAGCATATATTCTCTTTATAATGCTGGTGCTTACTGTTGTTGGCTGGATCAATATCCCTGATGGTCAGAGGATTGTCACACACTGGAATATTAAAGGCCAACCCGACGCATATTCGAGCAAAGCGGTTGGGTTGTTGGGACTGCCTGTTGTTACACTGGTGCTGACTGGAATATTTGTCTTGCTTGCCAGAATCGAACGCCTCTCTTTTGTTAAGACGATTATATGGATAGCTGCCATGATGCCGCTTGTTGTATTGCAGGGATTGACTGTCTGGGTCACACTTGGCCGGAAAGCGGATGTGAGTGCAATTTTGTGGGGAACATTCGGCTTGCTTCTCATTGTGATCGGCAACTACTTTCCAAAGCTGCGCCAGAACCGAATATCCGGGATCAGGACGCCCTGGACTCTTTCCAGTGAGCTTTCATGGAACAAGACTCATCGTATAGGCGGCAAACTGACCGTACTATACGGCCTATTGATCCTGCTATGCGCTTTTTTTCTTGATTCCGTGGCTTTACTCTATGTGATTATCGCTGCAGGGCTGCCATGGGTTCTATTTCTGTTCATATACTCATACGTGATCTGGAAAGGTGACCCAGGGCGTTCGCCATCGTCTATATGA
- a CDS encoding radical SAM protein, whose protein sequence is MDLYEMAKARLAREKGGLTIDRAAAVRFALAFPNEYRVAMASLGYQLVYRMINELPNASCERVFLPDKVDLKEYVRTKTELLTLESLSPLSEFDVVGFSISFEMDCLNILRILKLSNLPIKCADRDDYDPVIIAGGPCATFNPEPLADFIDAFVIGDAENVLSDLVDVLERGRDKPRSDMLQELATVAGVYVPSLGNRAVRQIAMDLNSHPCASVIRTDEAGFGDTELVEIARGCGRKCRFCVAGHITRPPRQRDIRNECRGFDKVGLVGAAVFDHPDAMGICESIVASDGQFSTSSIRLETVTDEIASLMAASGQRTLTIAPEAGSAKLRRVINKNATDGQIFSAVSSAYAAGINRVKLYFMIGLPTETNEDISAIIDLVSRLANEFSTVNFQVSASSFVPKPWTPFQWHAMECESVLKKRYAMLRAGISSIKGASFSGESPRLATIQGYLARGDRRMGAVLEAALANDGDYPAALRETGIDIVEYIYTDRTFDEKLPWENNIDNRLSRDYLWNEYQKALGEQITAQCDVGTCKLCGACSKI, encoded by the coding sequence ATGGATTTATACGAAATGGCCAAGGCAAGGCTGGCGCGTGAAAAGGGTGGGCTGACCATCGACAGAGCCGCCGCTGTCAGGTTTGCTCTGGCTTTCCCGAATGAATATCGTGTGGCGATGGCATCGCTTGGCTATCAGCTCGTCTATCGGATGATAAACGAACTGCCCAATGCCTCTTGTGAACGTGTGTTTTTGCCGGATAAGGTCGACCTCAAAGAGTATGTACGGACAAAAACAGAGCTGTTAACTCTGGAGAGCCTCTCGCCGCTTTCTGAGTTCGATGTGGTCGGTTTTTCGATCTCATTCGAGATGGACTGTCTCAACATCCTCAGAATTCTCAAGCTGTCGAATCTTCCCATTAAGTGCGCTGACCGTGATGACTATGATCCGGTAATAATTGCTGGTGGACCATGCGCCACGTTTAACCCCGAACCTCTTGCGGACTTCATCGATGCATTCGTGATAGGCGACGCTGAGAATGTTCTGTCCGATCTGGTCGACGTGTTGGAGCGTGGACGGGATAAGCCTCGCAGTGACATGTTGCAAGAGCTTGCGACGGTTGCTGGGGTTTATGTGCCGTCTTTAGGCAATAGAGCTGTGCGGCAGATTGCAATGGATTTGAACTCACACCCGTGTGCGTCTGTCATACGCACCGACGAGGCCGGGTTCGGCGACACCGAGCTTGTCGAGATTGCCAGGGGCTGCGGCAGGAAGTGCAGGTTTTGCGTGGCGGGACATATCACTCGTCCTCCCCGTCAGAGAGATATTCGTAATGAGTGCAGAGGCTTCGATAAGGTCGGCCTTGTGGGAGCGGCTGTCTTCGATCATCCCGACGCCATGGGGATATGCGAGTCGATAGTGGCCTCCGACGGGCAATTCAGCACATCTTCCATCAGACTTGAGACTGTGACAGATGAGATTGCCTCACTTATGGCGGCATCGGGTCAAAGAACACTCACAATCGCGCCGGAAGCCGGCAGTGCCAAACTGCGCCGTGTGATAAACAAAAACGCGACTGACGGTCAGATATTTTCCGCCGTATCGTCGGCTTATGCGGCGGGTATCAACCGTGTGAAGCTTTACTTCATGATCGGCCTGCCCACAGAGACGAATGAAGATATCAGCGCAATCATAGACTTGGTCAGCCGGCTTGCAAATGAGTTTTCGACTGTCAATTTTCAGGTCTCGGCAAGCAGTTTCGTGCCTAAGCCATGGACACCGTTTCAGTGGCATGCAATGGAATGCGAGAGTGTGCTCAAAAAGAGATACGCGATGCTCAGAGCCGGAATATCGTCGATCAAGGGAGCGAGTTTCAGTGGTGAAAGCCCGAGGCTGGCGACAATACAGGGATATCTTGCGCGAGGTGACAGACGAATGGGCGCTGTGCTTGAAGCGGCATTGGCCAACGATGGTGACTATCCGGCAGCACTGCGTGAGACCGGCATCGATATTGTTGAGTATATCTACACGGATCGGACTTTTGACGAAAAGCTGCCATGGGAGAATAATATAGATAACCGCCTGAGCAGGGATTATCTGTGGAATGAATATCAGAAAGCTCTAGGTGAGCAAATAACGGCTCAGTGTGATGTTGGCACATGCAAATTATGCGGCGCATGCAGCAAGATTTAG
- the pgeF gene encoding peptidoglycan editing factor PgeF has product MRLPNWYRVEENGLWYYRAWNLHTSRLVSHGFSTRIGGVSHEPYNTLNLGLTVDDDPEAVLANRRAFAGVLGLNPEKIVVPNQIHSNIVKVVTETDAGAGALDHSSAIADADALITNVPDLPLALHFADCVCIFLLDPENRAIGVVHAGWRGTAANIVTEAVKAMEYEYGTQAGDIQAAISPSIGRNCFVVGKDVAEEIFKAFPHDDRILSQSSTDKWFVDLKNANFILLRRSGVPAANIAISQECTSCNSEDFYSYRRDGKTGRMGGWMSLLG; this is encoded by the coding sequence ATGCGGCTTCCGAACTGGTATAGAGTAGAAGAGAACGGCTTGTGGTATTATCGCGCATGGAACCTGCACACGTCGCGTTTGGTCTCTCATGGTTTCAGCACGCGAATAGGCGGTGTCAGCCATGAGCCTTACAACACGCTGAACCTGGGTCTGACTGTCGATGATGACCCGGAGGCCGTGCTGGCCAATAGACGGGCGTTTGCCGGTGTGCTGGGTCTCAACCCGGAGAAAATAGTAGTGCCGAACCAGATACACTCGAATATTGTAAAGGTTGTGACTGAGACAGATGCTGGCGCCGGTGCTCTGGACCACTCGAGCGCGATAGCCGATGCCGATGCGCTTATCACAAATGTCCCGGACCTGCCTCTGGCGCTTCACTTTGCCGACTGTGTGTGCATATTCCTGCTCGACCCTGAAAACAGGGCGATTGGTGTGGTTCATGCGGGATGGAGGGGCACTGCGGCGAATATAGTGACCGAGGCAGTCAAGGCAATGGAATATGAATACGGCACGCAGGCAGGTGATATACAAGCGGCTATTTCCCCATCGATCGGAAGAAACTGCTTTGTTGTGGGCAAAGATGTGGCTGAAGAAATTTTCAAGGCGTTTCCGCACGACGACCGCATTCTCTCTCAATCCTCGACCGATAAGTGGTTTGTCGACCTCAAGAACGCGAATTTTATACTTCTGAGGCGATCTGGTGTGCCTGCTGCGAACATAGCAATCAGCCAGGAATGCACATCATGCAACTCGGAAGATTTCTATAGCTATCGCCGAGACGGCAAAACAGGCCGGATGGGTGGCTGGATGAGCCTGCTCGGTTAA
- a CDS encoding YggS family pyridoxal phosphate-dependent enzyme encodes MSLIENNLRLVRDRIDSAARRAGRSGSDVTLVVVTKTRSIDEIRQAVECGATDIGENYVQESEEKFSTLGKVAKWHMIGHLQRNKARHVVEFADLIHSVDNEALAKEIGRRAEAIGRIIDVLIEVNISGEESKFGVEPDEALRLAERIAEITGIRLCGLMGMAPFLPDAEGTRPYFRKLKQAWDKLPDEQRLYLSMGMTHDFEIAVEEGSNMVRIGTAIFGPRA; translated from the coding sequence ATGTCTCTTATTGAAAACAATCTTCGACTGGTCAGAGACCGCATAGACAGTGCGGCGAGAAGGGCTGGTCGAAGTGGAAGTGATGTTACTCTGGTGGTCGTGACCAAGACCCGGAGTATTGATGAGATCAGGCAGGCCGTAGAGTGCGGTGCAACGGACATAGGTGAAAACTATGTCCAAGAATCAGAAGAAAAGTTTAGCACTCTCGGCAAAGTTGCGAAGTGGCATATGATAGGCCACCTGCAGAGAAACAAGGCCCGTCATGTGGTCGAGTTTGCAGACCTGATCCACAGCGTCGATAATGAGGCGCTGGCAAAAGAGATTGGTCGAAGAGCTGAGGCGATTGGGCGAATCATAGATGTGTTGATCGAGGTCAATATATCCGGCGAAGAGTCCAAGTTCGGTGTCGAACCGGATGAAGCGCTGAGGCTGGCAGAAAGAATTGCTGAGATAACCGGAATACGGCTTTGTGGTCTGATGGGGATGGCTCCATTTTTGCCAGACGCGGAGGGCACTAGGCCATATTTTAGAAAGCTGAAACAGGCTTGGGATAAGCTGCCGGATGAGCAGCGTCTCTATCTCTCGATGGGAATGACGCATGACTTTGAGATTGCGGTCGAGGAAGGCTCGAACATGGTGCGTATCGGCACGGCCATATTCGGTCCGAGAGCATAG
- a CDS encoding cell division protein SepF, with product MRTAPQEDFDEQPRGLWGRIKDKIGWGEYDEDELEYVDEPDGRRKATMVRVHSSRINRVSVWLSVQSFENAQQAADGLKEGHQQIVNMEKASPEVCARVIDFLSGVIYALDGYIERVGEKVYLFTPSNYVIEVENGGPSKKVQSPFHDN from the coding sequence GTGAGAACAGCTCCGCAAGAAGATTTTGACGAACAGCCGAGAGGGCTGTGGGGTCGAATTAAAGACAAGATCGGTTGGGGTGAATACGACGAGGACGAACTGGAGTATGTGGACGAGCCGGACGGAAGGCGCAAAGCCACTATGGTCAGAGTTCACTCCTCACGGATAAACCGGGTTTCGGTGTGGTTGTCCGTGCAATCGTTTGAGAATGCGCAGCAGGCGGCTGACGGCCTCAAAGAGGGTCACCAACAGATCGTCAATATGGAAAAGGCCTCACCCGAGGTATGCGCGAGAGTGATCGATTTCCTGAGCGGTGTTATCTATGCTCTGGACGGCTATATCGAGAGGGTTGGGGAAAAGGTATATCTGTTTACTCCCAGCAACTATGTGATTGAAGTCGAGAACGGTGGACCGAGCAAGAAGGTCCAAAGTCCGTTCCACGATAATTAG